The proteins below are encoded in one region of Aquisphaera giovannonii:
- a CDS encoding trypsin-like peptidase domain-containing protein: protein MAILRAWFAGRHGIVPARMLFVPAFFFVVVADARPARGQSADLDTQLMLATVKVADPEATGTGFLLSRPSPRDAKVAQFLLVTAEHTLARTKGEEVTLFFHRRKADGTYEKAPAKVRVRQEGKVLWKKHPDLDVGVLPVVPPADAAPPAVPVDLLASDADLEKYEIHPGDPVRCVGFPHPNQFEPSEAGFGIVRAGCIAGFPLLPTRSTRTFLVDLNTFEGDSGAPVYLVDLQRPLQARPELARVRLILGLMVGQHFLDEEFKAIYQTSKFRHRMGFGIAVHATAIREAVEMLDAKP from the coding sequence TTGGCCATTTTGCGCGCCTGGTTCGCGGGCCGGCACGGGATCGTGCCCGCGCGGATGCTGTTCGTGCCCGCCTTCTTCTTCGTCGTCGTCGCCGACGCCCGCCCGGCCCGGGGCCAGTCCGCCGACCTGGACACGCAGCTGATGCTCGCGACGGTCAAGGTCGCCGACCCGGAGGCCACGGGGACCGGCTTCCTCCTGAGCCGCCCCTCGCCGCGGGACGCCAAGGTCGCGCAGTTCCTCCTCGTCACGGCCGAGCACACCCTGGCGCGGACCAAGGGGGAGGAGGTCACGCTCTTCTTCCACCGCCGGAAGGCCGACGGCACCTACGAGAAGGCACCCGCCAAGGTCCGCGTCCGGCAGGAGGGGAAGGTCCTCTGGAAGAAGCACCCGGACCTCGACGTCGGCGTGCTCCCGGTCGTCCCCCCCGCCGACGCCGCCCCGCCGGCCGTCCCCGTGGACCTCCTCGCCTCCGACGCCGACCTCGAGAAATACGAGATCCACCCCGGCGACCCCGTCCGCTGCGTCGGATTCCCCCACCCCAACCAGTTCGAGCCCAGCGAGGCCGGCTTCGGCATCGTCCGCGCCGGCTGCATCGCCGGCTTCCCCCTGCTGCCCACCAGGTCGACGCGGACCTTCCTCGTGGACCTGAACACCTTCGAGGGGGACAGCGGCGCGCCGGTGTACCTCGTGGACCTCCAGCGGCCCCTCCAGGCCCGGCCGGAGCTCGCCCGCGTCCGCCTGATCCTCGGCCTGATGGTCGGCCAGCACTTCCTGGACGAGGAGTTCAAGGCCATCTACCAGACCAGCAAGTTCCGCCACCGGATGGGCTTCGGCATCGCCGTCCACGCCACCGCCATCCGCGAGGCGGTCGAGATGCTCGACGCGAAGCCGTGA
- a CDS encoding DUF433 domain-containing protein encodes MEPTALHTTGVSTQPPHGAGPGHPVDRVRIVCTPGVCGGRPRIDGHRIQVEDVAIWHERLGMSPGEIVSEYPSITLSDVHAALAYYHEHRARIDADIEAATRYAEEMRADAGPSLVQGKLRQRTADGPNDPLPPG; translated from the coding sequence ATGGAACCCACCGCCCTCCACACGACAGGCGTCTCGACACAGCCGCCCCATGGCGCCGGGCCCGGACATCCCGTGGACCGCGTCCGGATCGTCTGCACGCCGGGCGTCTGCGGCGGCCGTCCGCGCATCGACGGCCATCGCATCCAGGTGGAGGACGTGGCGATCTGGCATGAGCGCCTGGGCATGAGCCCCGGCGAGATCGTCTCGGAATACCCCTCGATCACGCTTTCCGACGTCCATGCCGCTCTGGCCTACTACCACGAGCACCGGGCGCGAATCGACGCCGACATCGAGGCCGCGACGCGGTACGCCGAGGAGATGAGGGCCGATGCCGGGCCTTCGCTGGTCCAGGGAAAGCTCCGGCAGAGGACGGCCGATGGCCCGAACGATCCGCTTCCACCTGGATGA
- a CDS encoding DUF5615 family PIN-like protein translates to MARTIRFHLDENCAGAIAAGLRRLDIDVTTTPEAGLMGAVDEQQLAFALSEGRVFFTQDQDFLGLDANGVAHAGIAYCIKGSRTVGQIVQGLILIWEVCEPEEMAGRVEYL, encoded by the coding sequence ATGGCCCGAACGATCCGCTTCCACCTGGATGAGAACTGCGCGGGGGCCATCGCCGCGGGATTGAGGCGCCTCGACATCGACGTCACGACCACTCCAGAGGCCGGCCTCATGGGCGCCGTCGATGAGCAGCAACTCGCATTCGCCCTCTCGGAAGGTCGCGTTTTCTTCACCCAGGATCAGGACTTCCTCGGCCTCGATGCAAACGGCGTCGCTCACGCCGGGATCGCCTATTGCATCAAGGGTAGCCGAACCGTCGGGCAGATCGTGCAGGGGCTCATACTCATCTGGGAAGTCTGCGAACCCGAGGAAATGGCCGGACGAGTCGAGTACCTTTGA
- a CDS encoding serine/threonine-protein kinase, which translates to MKPTEPVEGGAEPTVDFAPAGRPRPAPAGPSTQASASAFGGSLPRVDVVAGSGIHLSEETRSLLRVRLRAVSLAMSFAFGAFFVRDLFLGGHYHDLFVAAFHAVVVAAFIASFLRLSGSRPIALRRLRTLELALFGMTIAFFLTVHYRLVQLRVAEGDRVMLIATVKNSILFIFAMIVLYGMFIPNTWRRAAAVVTCMAAATILSPVALRLFHPEVFRFAAPLLTFETLTDNVLMLLIGAGVTTYAAHIIYALRVEAFEARQLNQYRLTGELGAGGMGVVYLAEHRLLKRPCALKLIAPDRATDPKAMSRFEREVRTTARLSHPNTVEIYDYGRTEDGTFYYVMELLDGMNLADLVARHGPLPPGRVVFLLRQACGALAEAHAAGLVHRDLKPANIFAARRGNLHDFAKVLDFGLVLPPPEPGLAEISREGNIAGSPQYMAPEQIAGAVRPDARTDLYGLGAVAYFLLCGRAPFAGPTAMSVMIAAARDDVDPPSRYRPDLPPDLERVVLRCLAKSPADRFPDATTLDRHLAACPCAAEWDFERASEWWRAHRPGPETRDPHPSAGR; encoded by the coding sequence ATGAAGCCGACGGAGCCCGTCGAGGGCGGGGCCGAGCCGACCGTCGATTTCGCCCCGGCGGGCCGCCCCCGGCCGGCCCCGGCCGGGCCGAGCACGCAGGCGTCGGCCTCCGCCTTCGGAGGATCGCTGCCCCGCGTGGACGTCGTCGCCGGCAGCGGCATCCACCTGTCCGAGGAGACGCGGTCCTTGCTGAGGGTCCGCCTCCGCGCCGTCTCGCTGGCGATGTCCTTCGCCTTCGGGGCCTTCTTCGTCCGCGACCTGTTTTTGGGCGGCCACTACCACGACCTGTTCGTGGCGGCCTTCCACGCCGTCGTGGTGGCCGCATTCATCGCCAGCTTCCTCAGGCTCTCGGGCAGCCGGCCGATCGCCCTGCGGCGGCTGCGGACGCTGGAGCTGGCCCTGTTCGGGATGACGATCGCGTTCTTCCTCACGGTCCACTACCGGCTCGTCCAGCTCCGGGTCGCCGAGGGCGACCGGGTCATGCTCATAGCCACGGTCAAGAACTCGATCCTCTTCATCTTCGCGATGATCGTGCTCTACGGCATGTTCATCCCGAACACCTGGCGCCGGGCGGCGGCCGTCGTGACGTGCATGGCGGCCGCGACGATCCTCAGCCCGGTGGCGCTCCGGCTCTTCCACCCGGAGGTCTTCCGCTTCGCCGCCCCGCTGCTGACCTTCGAGACCCTGACCGACAACGTGCTCATGCTGCTGATCGGGGCCGGCGTGACGACCTACGCCGCCCACATCATCTACGCCCTCCGCGTCGAGGCGTTCGAGGCCCGCCAGCTCAACCAGTACCGGCTCACCGGCGAACTGGGGGCCGGCGGCATGGGCGTCGTCTACCTGGCCGAGCATCGGCTGCTGAAGCGCCCCTGCGCCCTCAAGCTGATCGCGCCGGACCGGGCGACCGACCCCAAGGCCATGTCGCGGTTCGAGCGCGAGGTCCGCACGACGGCCCGGCTCTCGCACCCGAACACGGTGGAGATCTACGACTACGGCAGGACCGAGGACGGCACGTTCTACTACGTGATGGAGCTGCTGGACGGCATGAACCTGGCCGACCTGGTGGCCCGCCACGGGCCCTTGCCGCCCGGGCGGGTCGTCTTCCTGCTGCGCCAGGCCTGCGGCGCGCTCGCCGAGGCGCACGCCGCCGGGCTCGTCCATCGCGACCTCAAGCCGGCCAACATCTTCGCCGCCCGCCGCGGCAACCTGCACGACTTCGCGAAAGTCCTGGACTTCGGCCTCGTCCTGCCCCCGCCCGAGCCGGGCCTGGCCGAGATCAGCCGGGAAGGCAACATCGCCGGCTCGCCGCAGTACATGGCCCCGGAGCAGATCGCCGGGGCCGTCCGGCCCGACGCCCGCACCGACCTCTACGGCCTCGGCGCCGTCGCGTATTTCCTCCTCTGCGGCCGGGCCCCCTTCGCCGGCCCGACCGCGATGTCGGTCATGATCGCCGCGGCCCGCGACGACGTCGATCCGCCTTCACGATATCGGCCGGACCTTCCCCCGGACCTGGAGCGCGTGGTCCTCCGATGCCTGGCCAAGTCTCCGGCCGACCGCTTCCCCGACGCCACCACGCTGGACCGGCACCTCGCCGCGTGCCCGTGCGCCGCCGAGTGGGACTTCGAACGGGCCTCCGAATGGTGGCGGGCCCACCGCCCGGGCCCCGAGACGCGCGACCCGCACCCCTCCGCGGGGCGATGA